The following are from one region of the Advenella mimigardefordensis DPN7 genome:
- a CDS encoding OmpH family outer membrane protein, with protein sequence MSFSLAHTKFNKRTINQLLVATVLGVSASSVAFAQTAGKAADKKPANASSAPAAADSAPVSNIKIGFVNTEKILRDSAPAKDAQTKIEGEFKKRDAELQKLASTLRTKYENFDKNAPVMSDADRTKAQRELSDLDTDLQRKRREFQEDFNRRRNEAFSGIVEKANAAIKNIAEKENYDLIVQDAVTVSPRIDITDTVIKALDNGK encoded by the coding sequence ATGAGTTTTAGCTTGGCACATACGAAGTTCAACAAACGCACAATTAACCAGTTGCTTGTGGCTACTGTGCTCGGCGTTTCTGCATCTTCTGTTGCATTTGCACAAACTGCCGGCAAAGCTGCTGACAAAAAACCGGCGAATGCCTCTTCAGCACCGGCTGCGGCTGACAGTGCTCCGGTTTCCAATATCAAAATCGGTTTTGTCAATACAGAAAAAATTCTGCGTGATTCCGCACCAGCCAAAGACGCCCAGACCAAAATCGAAGGTGAGTTCAAAAAACGCGACGCTGAACTTCAGAAGCTGGCCAGTACGTTGCGCACCAAGTATGAAAATTTCGACAAGAACGCGCCTGTCATGTCTGATGCAGACCGCACCAAGGCCCAGCGTGAATTGTCCGATCTCGATACCGATCTGCAGCGCAAGCGTCGTGAATTTCAGGAAGATTTCAACCGCCGTCGCAATGAAGCCTTTTCCGGCATTGTCGAAAAGGCAAATGCAGCGATCAAAAATATTGCTGAAAAAGAGAATTACGACCTGATTGTGCAGGATGCGGTAACCGTCAGTCCGCGTATTGACATTACCGATACGGTTATCAAAGCTCTCGATAACGGTAAATAA